In Lachnospiraceae bacterium, the DNA window CCGTATCACACCTAGTATAATCCACAATAATTATCCGCCCCTTTCACTTGTTTAAATTTCCATCTGCCGCGTCAGCTTCAATCGACGATGCCACCGGCATCGCCTCATTCAGCTTCCTTGCACATGAAAATTTATCCTGCGTGTAATGGATCGGTAATTATCGTGGATTATACTAGTATAACATAAACAACAACTTTTGCAATATGCACAACAATTATGACTATGGACGAAAACGGAAGTTCTGGTATAATTCATAATATAGATGGTACATGTGTGAGAAATCAGGGTATTATCTTTGCAATCGATTTAGATCACGTATTTTGTAATGTGCAGAAAAAATTTTAAGTTTGAGTATATTAAGTATATAATGATGTTAAAGCTTAAATATATAATGTTTAAAGGAGGAAGTTTCAATGAAATTATCATTCAGATGGTACGGAGAAGATGACAAGGTGACTCTGGAGAATATCCGCCAGATCCCAGGTATGCAGTCTATCGTAACTGCAGTTTACGATGTTCCTGTTGGTGAGGTATGGAGCCGCGAGAGCATTGCGAAGTTAAAGAAGCAGGTTGAGGACGCTGGCCTTGGCTTTGATGTAATTGAAAGTATCCCGGTTCATGAGGATATTAAGTTAGGCAAGCCAACCAGAGATAAATACATTGAAAATTACTGTGAGAACATCCGCCGTGTTGCTGAAGCAGGCATTAAATGTATCTGCTACAACTTCATGCCTGTATTTGACTGGACAAGAACCCAGTTAGACCATGTGCTGGCTGACGGATCTACTTCCCTGGTTTACTATCAGGAGCAGGTAGATGCTGTAAATCCTTTAAACAGTGACAGTGACTTAACTCTTCCAGGCTGGGACTCCAGCTACACAAGAGAAGGCTTAAAGGCAGTAGTTGCTGAGTACAACAACTTAAGCGAAGATGATTTATGGAACAACTTACAGTATTTCCTGGAGAGAGTGATCCCGGTAGCTGCTGAGTGTGATGTAAATATGGCGATCCATGAGGATGATCCATGCTGGAGCATTTTCGGACTTCCAAGAATCATTACCTGCGAAGAGAACCTGGACCGTTTCTTAAAGCTGGTTGATGACAAGCATAATGGTATTACACTTTGCACCGGTTCTTTAGGATGCTCTGGAAAGAACGATGTAGTAAAGATGGCAGCTAAGTATGCAGCAATGGGACGTATCCATTTTGCACATTTAAGAAACGTAGCTGTTCTGGATAATGGTTTCGAGGAGAGAGCACACCTTTCCAGCTGTGGTTCCCTTGATATGTTTGGAATCGTTAAAGCACTGGTAGACAATGGCTTTGACGGCTATGTAAGACCTGACCACGGACGTATGATCTGGGGCGAAACAGGACGTGCAGGATATGGTCTGTACGACAGAGCACTGGGTGCAACTTATCTGAACGGTTTATTTGAAGCTGTTGAGAAGATGAGCAAGTAATTAACCTGGGGATAGTCCGGGAAAGCAGACAGTAGAGTGCGTAAGCACGGGATCGTGTGTCTAAGTCCCTCTGACGGGACGGAAACGTAAGTATAAAAGAAATCTGTTTCCTGCCTGTTGGCAGGAAATAAAATGGCATCGAAAATATAGCAATAAAAAATACCGCAGTTTCCGGCAATATAATGCCGGGGCTGTGGTATTTTTTATATAAAAGCGCTAAATCTCCGCCTGTAAGTCTGAGGCTGCAGTTTACATCAAAAATCCCCGCTCACCGAGCGGGGAAAATTTACGGTTATTTTATTTTCTGTACAGATATTTCGGTACACCGTCTTCAAATACATGTTCTGGCACGCCCTTGATCAGAGGCAGTGCGTATTTTGCAAATTCAGGGGAAATGTCGTTGTTATTGCCGGTGATCCATTCAGCTGGGAATGGCTTTTCCTTATTACATACATCGCACACATCTACCAGACCGTATTCCAGACTGTATTCATTATTGTCTGTGCGGTTAAATGTGATCATTTTTCCGGTAACACCTTCTAAGGCACATTTTACAGCGGTGCGTCCAGCCATATCAGCCTCATTGATATCTGTAAGAGAAGCAAGCAGGCTGCTGCAGCGCTGGTTTACATTTAACTCTACAGAGCGTACCTTTACTCCAAAGCGGTTACGCACATAGCTTTCCAGAAGCTTTCCGCAGCCGGTGAGCATCTTATGGCCGAAGGTGTCTAACTGGGCTTCAGTGGAGTATTCGCAGATGAATTTTCCGGAAGCATCGCGGATACCTTCCGATACACATACTACAACGGCAGTACTCTTGCTTAAAGCATTTTCCAGGTCAGTAAAGAAGCTTTCCATTTCAAATGGAGCTTCCGGCATATAAATAAGGAGAGGATTGTCTCCTTCGAACTTGCGGGCAAGACTGCTGGCTGCAGTGACCCAGCCTGCGTGACGGCCCATAAGCTCTACAATGGTAACGGCCGGCTGCTGGTAAACAGAGGCATCTAGAACGATCTCACGGACGGTGGAAGCAACATAGCGGGCTGCGCTGCCATATCCCGGAGTGTGATCAGTAACGGGAAGGTCATTGTCAATGGTCTTAGGGACACCAATAAAGGAAATGTCTTTATGGTTATTGGCTGCCCAGCGGGAAAGCTTGTCAGCAGTATCCATGGAATCATTTCCGCCGATATAGAAAACAGCACCGATATTTAACTGTTCAAATTTTTCAAAAAGAAGGGTGTATACGGAAGCATCCAGATTTTCCGGAAGTTTATAACGGCAGGAACCAAGATAGGCAGCCGGTGTAAGACGTAAAAGCTCTAAATCTTCGTCTGATAATTCAGCAGAAAGGTCCATTACATGTCCGGAAAGAAAACCTTCGATACCATTGATCATGCCGTAAACATGTCCGACCTTGTCACAATGTGCAGCAGCTTCTTTGATGATGCCGTAAAGACTGGCGTTGATCACTGCGGTAGGTCCGCCGGACTGGCCTACAAGAATATTTTTACTCAAAGAAAAATCCTCCTCTCATTTGTAAAGAAATCATAGTTGTTGTAGTTCAACTCTTTCAGTATAACGAAAAGAAGGTTTAAATGCAATGTAATTCGTAAAAGTGCATAGAAAACATAGGATTTTTTTGTAAACTATTCCCATTGTTTTCCAGAGATATATCTGCTAGTCTGTATACAGATATGCAGACTTGTATACAAAGTATCGAAATAAATCCAAATACAAACAAAAGTTAAAACAAAATGTATTCTGGAATTTGTATTCTTGAATTTTGGGAGTACATAAAACGAGAGCAGGAGGAATTGGACAATGGCAGACTATTTAAACAACTTTTCACTGGAAGGCAAAGTAGCACTGATCACAGGCGCATCTTATGGGATCGGCTTTGCGATCGCAAAGGCAATGGCAGGTGCTGGCGCAACGATCGTATTTAATGATATCAAACAGGAGCTGGTAGATAAGGGCCTGGCTGCATATGAGGCAGAGGGCATCAAGGCTCATGGCTATGTATGCGATGTTACTGATGAAGAGGCTGTAAATGCATTAGTAGCACAGATTGAAAAAGAAGTAGGTGTGATCGATATCCTGGTAAACAATGCAGGTATCATTAAACGTATTCCGATGTGCGAGATGAGCGCAGCTGAGTTCAGACAGGTTATTGATGTAGACTTAAATGCACCATTTATCGTATCTAAGGCTGTTATCCCGGGCATGATCAAGAAAGGACACGGAAAGATCATTAACATCTGTTCTATGATGAGTGAACTGGGACGTGAAACTGTATCTGCTTATGCAGCTGCAAAGGGCGGCTTAAAGATGCTGACCAAGAATATTGCATCTGAATACGGCGAATACAACATCCAGTGTAATGGTATCGGACCTGGTTATATTGCAACCCCTCAGACTGCACCTCTTCGTGAGATCCAGCCAGACGGTTCCAGACATCCATTTGACCAGTTTATCGTAAGCAAGACTCCTGCAGGACGCTGGGGCGATGCAGAGGATCTGGGTGGTCCGGCAGTATTCCTTGCTTCCGATGCTTCCAACTTTGTTAATGGTCTGGTACTGTATGTAGATGGTGGTATTCTGGCTTACATTGGCAAGCAGCCTAAATAACAGGATGCACTTTAAGAAAGACAGGAAATTAACTGAATGAGTGGGACAAATTTCAGAAACCGCGGCGAGCAGGTATTTGAGACATTAAAAAGAGAAATTTTAGATCTGAAATTGGAACCGGGGCGCATGGTCAGTGAAAATGAGATCTGTGAGCGCTTCGGGGTTTCAAGGACCCCGGTGCGTGATGCCCTGCGTCTGCTCCAGGAGCAGGGATTTGTGGAGACAGTTCCCTACAGGGGAACTTATGTGACACTGCTAAGTCTGGATAATATCAAGCAGATGATCTATATGCGTGTAGCAGTGGAGACCATGGTGCTGAGGGATTTTCTGAATGTACAGAATCCTATGGTCATGGAGGAAATACGTCATGCCATTGCCATGCAGAAAGCACTGATCCAGACACCGGGCTTTGAACCTGAGCGCTTTTACCGTATGGATGCACAACTTCATTCCATTTGGTTTGGGGCTGTGAAAAGACAGACATTGTGGGAAATGCTCCAGGCACAGCAGCTGCATTATACCAGATTCCGTATGCTGGATTTTACAACAGAGACGGATTTTAGTCGTATTACAGAGGAACATGAGGAATTGTTCAGGCTGCTCTGTGAAAAAGATGAAAAGGGTCTGGAAAAGGCATTAAAGGATCATCTTTATTACAGTATGAAGCGTATGCGTCATGCAATAGAGGTAGAGTATAAAGATTATTTTAAAGAAGAACCAGAAGAAGGACGGTTTGTCATCTGACAGATCGTCCTTTAACATACTATAATATTCCAGAAAACTTTTTATAGTTGATCTTGGGGGGGAGCTTTATTCATATAGCTTCATATATTTTCTTTCACTGGGATTTTCCTCCAGGTATTCTTCCAGCTCTTCAGGGGAAAGATGAGTGTATACTTCATCAAAAAATTCCTCACCTGACATAGTAACGAACCGGGCGATGCGTTTTCTCAGTTCTTCGTCTTCTAGCAGCTTTTCAATCTCTTCTTTTGTATACCAACTCATATACCCCACCTCCATGAGTACTTTTTTTATACATCATAATACCTATAGTATATTCGTTATTACGAAGATATTCAAGATGTAAAATCTAACTTATGCTTGACCTATTAAGAAGGGGTTACAGGAGAAGGCATAGGATGATCGATTATTCACCGTTTTGGAAAACACTGGAAATATCAGAGGAAAGCTGGTATACACTGACCAAGAAGCATCATATATCAGACAGCACTCTGCACCGTTTAAAGCACAACCAGGATATTTCAATGAGGACAATCAATGATCTGTGCAGGATACTTGGATGTCAGATCGAGGATATTGCGGTATACGTGCCATCAGATAAGGATCAGAAATTATAAGTTAAAATTTTAAAGAAAAACAGCTCCGGCAGATATCTGATAAGCCTGCCGGAGCATTTTTTACGCTTTCCTATCTTTTAAAATCCTGCAAAGTAATATAAAATGATACCAGGATCAAAAGGTCATAAATCCGATGCAAGCTTGCTTGAAGGTGGATTTTTGAACTTGGGACCCGCCAAAAACATGATTAAGAAAGAAAAGGATTATATAAAAGAAGGAGAAAGGGATGAAGAAATGGTTCCGGCTTCCGCTGCAGGAAAAACTGAAATATCTTACCTTTTCGGCTGGCGCGGTGGTGTTTTTGTCCATTGCAGCCAATATGCTGGTAGCTTTTTTCGGGCTTGGCGGCTTTGGAAGTATTTTAAAGGATAATTCCCAGAGCCTTGCATTCTGGACATCTATGGACGAAGAAAGCGCAGCTTTTGATAAATATATCCAGGAGCGTTCTGATGAAAGCCTGGAAACGTTAAAAGAAAGTACAAAGCATACAAAGGGGCTGTTAAATGAGCTGCCCTTTGAATACAGGAATATTGGAAAAGAACGGTATGCCAGGACATGGACACTGCGCAATCTTTATGAAAATTATGAGGTCGTATTAAATGGACTTCTGGAAAAAGAACATCTGACAGAGGAAGATATGCCCCAGGTTTACAAAATAAGGCGGATCCAGGAATATCTTACAGGACAGGCCGGGCAATTGGAGCAGCTGACTGTGCGGGGCGGAAGCCGTGCCTATGAACAGCAACGATATATGCTGACGGTAATACCGGTATGCAGCCTTATATGTGGAATGGCAGCATTCTGGATGGTGCGCCAGCTTAACCGTACGGCCAGCCGTTATATTGTAAAGCCTATAGTGGAGCTGGCTGCCGATTCTGTGCGCATCGGTGAAAATGATTTTACAGGCCCGGATGTAGTGACGGAGGGGGAAGATGAGATCAGCCGCCTGGTCCATGAATTCTGCCGTATGAAGGCTTCTACCAGGGACAATATCCGCACTATGGAAGAAAAACATGCTATGGAGCAGAAATTAAATGACATGCGCCTTCAGATGCTAAAGAGCCAGATCAATCCCCATTTTTTATTTAATACCTTAAATATGATCGCCAGCACAGCCCAGATCGAGGATGCGGCAGCGACGGAGAAGATGATCACAGCTTTAAGCCGCCTGTTCCGCTATAATTTAAAGTCCGCAGGAGCTGTGATGCCTTTAGAACGGGAGCTTAAGATCATTCAGGATTATATGTATCTTCAGAAAATGCGATTTGGTCAGCGGGTCCGTTATGATACGGACTGTGCACCGGAAACCCTGGAAGTGTTAGTTCCTTCCTTTGTTTTGCAGCCTCTGGTGGAAAACTCCATTAAACATGGGCTTTCTAAGGACAGCAAAGGCGGAAGGATCTTTATAAGGACATGGATGCACAACGGACGGCTGTGGATCTCAGTGGCGGATACTGGTGCTGGCATGGAAGAAGACCGGTTAAAACAGATCCGGGCTGCGTTAAATGACGGTACGGAAAATGAGATTGGCATTGGTGTGGGAAATATTTACCGCAGAGTCAGGGGAATGTACGAAGACGGGGAAATGCATATTTACAGCCACAAAGGGTGCGGAACAGCTGTACAGCTGGCCTTTACACCAAAGGATATCGCGAGTTTTTAGAATTGGGGGAGTGCAGGGCACGAAGTAATCCGGTATCAGGGAGATTTTGAAAGATTCAGGGAGAATATGGAGACAGAAGGGAGGAAAAAAGCATGTATCGTGTGCTTTTGGCAGATGATGAACAGATCGAGCGTATGGCTCTTGCCAGACGTCTCATGCGCCGCTTTGGGGACAGCCTTCAGATCAGTGAGGCAACCAATGGAAAAGAGGCAGTTGAATTATATCAGAAAGAACACAGCCAGATCATTATCATGGATATTTCCATGCCGGAGTTAAATGGTGTGGAGGCAGCAGAGCAGATCCGCAGTATGGATGAGGACTGTGTTATTGTCTTTTTAACGGCTTATGATGAATTTTCCTATGCAAAACGTGCCATAGTAATACGGGCACTTGATTATCTGTTAAAGCCTTGTGATGAGGAAGAACTGGCAGCGGTCATGGAAGAAGCCATGCGGCTGACAGATAAAGCTGTTCATAATAAAGAAAATCCCACCGGCAACAGGGCAGAAATGACAGAAGCAGAGAAAGAAGCGGAAAAAAGGAGAGAACAGTGGCCATGGAATCCGGATGCAGAGGCACCAAAGGATCCGGAGACAGAGCGGATGAATCAGGTGGTAGAGAAGATACGGACCTATATCCGGGAAAATTATATGAACGAGATCTCCATGCAGGACGCTGCAAGGCAGTTTAATTATTCAGATGCCTATTTCTGCAAGCTGTTTAAGCAGTGTTTTGATCAGAATTTTACCTCCTATCTGACTAATTTCCGCATCA includes these proteins:
- a CDS encoding GntR family transcriptional regulator — its product is MSGTNFRNRGEQVFETLKREILDLKLEPGRMVSENEICERFGVSRTPVRDALRLLQEQGFVETVPYRGTYVTLLSLDNIKQMIYMRVAVETMVLRDFLNVQNPMVMEEIRHAIAMQKALIQTPGFEPERFYRMDAQLHSIWFGAVKRQTLWEMLQAQQLHYTRFRMLDFTTETDFSRITEEHEELFRLLCEKDEKGLEKALKDHLYYSMKRMRHAIEVEYKDYFKEEPEEGRFVI
- a CDS encoding helix-turn-helix transcriptional regulator, which gives rise to MIDYSPFWKTLEISEESWYTLTKKHHISDSTLHRLKHNQDISMRTINDLCRILGCQIEDIAVYVPSDKDQKL
- a CDS encoding mannonate dehydratase, with product MKLSFRWYGEDDKVTLENIRQIPGMQSIVTAVYDVPVGEVWSRESIAKLKKQVEDAGLGFDVIESIPVHEDIKLGKPTRDKYIENYCENIRRVAEAGIKCICYNFMPVFDWTRTQLDHVLADGSTSLVYYQEQVDAVNPLNSDSDLTLPGWDSSYTREGLKAVVAEYNNLSEDDLWNNLQYFLERVIPVAAECDVNMAIHEDDPCWSIFGLPRIITCEENLDRFLKLVDDKHNGITLCTGSLGCSGKNDVVKMAAKYAAMGRIHFAHLRNVAVLDNGFEERAHLSSCGSLDMFGIVKALVDNGFDGYVRPDHGRMIWGETGRAGYGLYDRALGATYLNGLFEAVEKMSK
- a CDS encoding response regulator codes for the protein MYRVLLADDEQIERMALARRLMRRFGDSLQISEATNGKEAVELYQKEHSQIIIMDISMPELNGVEAAEQIRSMDEDCVIVFLTAYDEFSYAKRAIVIRALDYLLKPCDEEELAAVMEEAMRLTDKAVHNKENPTGNRAEMTEAEKEAEKRREQWPWNPDAEAPKDPETERMNQVVEKIRTYIRENYMNEISMQDAARQFNYSDAYFCKLFKQCFDQNFTSYLTNFRINEAKRLLKDKNISIKDAGMKVGYYDSNYFAKVFKRVTGMIPSEYREAD
- a CDS encoding gluconate 5-dehydrogenase, which codes for MADYLNNFSLEGKVALITGASYGIGFAIAKAMAGAGATIVFNDIKQELVDKGLAAYEAEGIKAHGYVCDVTDEEAVNALVAQIEKEVGVIDILVNNAGIIKRIPMCEMSAAEFRQVIDVDLNAPFIVSKAVIPGMIKKGHGKIINICSMMSELGRETVSAYAAAKGGLKMLTKNIASEYGEYNIQCNGIGPGYIATPQTAPLREIQPDGSRHPFDQFIVSKTPAGRWGDAEDLGGPAVFLASDASNFVNGLVLYVDGGILAYIGKQPK
- a CDS encoding 6-phosphofructokinase, whose amino-acid sequence is MSKNILVGQSGGPTAVINASLYGIIKEAAAHCDKVGHVYGMINGIEGFLSGHVMDLSAELSDEDLELLRLTPAAYLGSCRYKLPENLDASVYTLLFEKFEQLNIGAVFYIGGNDSMDTADKLSRWAANNHKDISFIGVPKTIDNDLPVTDHTPGYGSAARYVASTVREIVLDASVYQQPAVTIVELMGRHAGWVTAASSLARKFEGDNPLLIYMPEAPFEMESFFTDLENALSKSTAVVVCVSEGIRDASGKFICEYSTEAQLDTFGHKMLTGCGKLLESYVRNRFGVKVRSVELNVNQRCSSLLASLTDINEADMAGRTAVKCALEGVTGKMITFNRTDNNEYSLEYGLVDVCDVCNKEKPFPAEWITGNNNDISPEFAKYALPLIKGVPEHVFEDGVPKYLYRK
- a CDS encoding sensor histidine kinase — translated: MKKWFRLPLQEKLKYLTFSAGAVVFLSIAANMLVAFFGLGGFGSILKDNSQSLAFWTSMDEESAAFDKYIQERSDESLETLKESTKHTKGLLNELPFEYRNIGKERYARTWTLRNLYENYEVVLNGLLEKEHLTEEDMPQVYKIRRIQEYLTGQAGQLEQLTVRGGSRAYEQQRYMLTVIPVCSLICGMAAFWMVRQLNRTASRYIVKPIVELAADSVRIGENDFTGPDVVTEGEDEISRLVHEFCRMKASTRDNIRTMEEKHAMEQKLNDMRLQMLKSQINPHFLFNTLNMIASTAQIEDAAATEKMITALSRLFRYNLKSAGAVMPLERELKIIQDYMYLQKMRFGQRVRYDTDCAPETLEVLVPSFVLQPLVENSIKHGLSKDSKGGRIFIRTWMHNGRLWISVADTGAGMEEDRLKQIRAALNDGTENEIGIGVGNIYRRVRGMYEDGEMHIYSHKGCGTAVQLAFTPKDIASF